The following are encoded together in the Triticum dicoccoides isolate Atlit2015 ecotype Zavitan chromosome 6B, WEW_v2.0, whole genome shotgun sequence genome:
- the LOC119324799 gene encoding uncharacterized protein LOC119324799, which produces MELEAAPQLPRRDARKLVRCPRLQLDAKTVTAVEQSTGTPVADAAATSPGGGMRVKILLSKQQLKQVAAAVAAGGAFALPPALEQLVSAIKRQHAKKQTAAATNAAAARRPGRWSPALHSIPEDIYS; this is translated from the coding sequence ATGGAGCTGGAGGCCGCCCCGCAGCTCCCGAGGAGGGATGCCAGGAAGCTGGTGAGGTGCCCGAGGCTGCAGCTGGACGCCAAGACGGTCACGGCCGTCGAGCAGTCCACGGGCACGCCCGTCGCCGACGCAGCGGCCACCAGCCCTGGCGGCGGGATGCGCGTCAAGATCTTGCTGAGCAAGCAGCAGCTCAAGCAGGTGGCCGCGGCCGTCGCAGCCGGCGGCGCCTTCGCCCTGCCGCCCGCGCTGGAGCAGCTGGTGAGCGCCATCAAGAGGCAGCACGCGAAGAAGCAGACGGCGGCGGCGACCAACGCGGCTGCCGCGAGGCGCCCGGGACGGTGGTCGCCGGCGTTGCACAGCATCCCGGAGGATATCTACAGCTAG